One Thermodesulfobacteriota bacterium DNA segment encodes these proteins:
- a CDS encoding response regulator, whose amino-acid sequence MKGKVCIVDHDLANRGFLRECLERDGYEVLVLESGSQVKTLLTQEPLKVFILNIDTPGVREKALLLDLKKLRQVRTLLIVSERGDPFLKEAIDLGVYGFIYKPFDPMEICTMVSHLLK is encoded by the coding sequence GTGAAAGGGAAGGTCTGCATCGTCGATCATGATTTGGCCAATAGAGGGTTTTTAAGGGAATGTCTCGAAAGGGATGGTTATGAAGTTTTGGTTTTGGAAAGCGGCTCCCAGGTAAAGACCCTTTTAACACAAGAGCCCCTCAAGGTCTTCATTCTCAACATAGATACCCCTGGTGTGCGTGAAAAGGCGCTCCTGCTCGACCTGAAAAAACTAAGGCAGGTCAGAACGCTTCTGATCGTTTCAGAAAGGGGAGATCCGTTTCTCAAAGAGGCCATCGATCTGGGGGTTTATGGCTTTATCTATAAGCCCTTTGATCCGATGGAGATCTGCACCATGGTCAGTCACCTCCTCAAGTAA
- a CDS encoding phosphatidylglycerol lysyltransferase domain-containing protein, with amino-acid sequence MGREQASPSSWEALWREVPEFPGTQALGFEHKPLLTHLFRTYPPLISEFTFTNLFIWRQAYRIQLSRYRGFLCLLAEKGGSSFFFPPIGEGDLVDCCRMLLRTMAGQGRVAQIARVPEKTLSLFDWEAEGFALEYDRDNSDYVYSVEDLVYLRGRKYHRKRNHIKRFKEQYPHQYVPLTPDLISQCLDLQASWCDLKHCEADPGLSQEFLAIKEALAHFEALEIQGGAILIDGKVEAFTLGEPLNPDTVVIHIEKANPAFDGLYPALNQAFLEHQWTSFTYVNREQDLGEEGLRRAKESYFPHHMVHKYSLSLKG; translated from the coding sequence ATGGGAAGAGAACAGGCAAGTCCCTCCTCTTGGGAAGCGTTGTGGCGGGAGGTGCCGGAATTCCCCGGGACCCAGGCGCTTGGTTTCGAGCACAAACCCCTCCTGACCCACCTCTTTCGTACCTACCCCCCTCTCATCTCTGAATTTACCTTCACCAACCTTTTCATCTGGCGGCAGGCCTACCGGATTCAACTCTCCCGCTACAGAGGGTTTCTCTGCCTCCTCGCCGAGAAAGGAGGTTCCTCTTTTTTCTTCCCCCCCATCGGAGAGGGGGATCTGGTCGATTGCTGCCGAATGCTGCTGCGGACGATGGCGGGGCAAGGGAGGGTGGCCCAAATCGCCCGCGTCCCTGAGAAGACGCTTTCCCTTTTCGATTGGGAGGCCGAGGGTTTCGCCCTCGAATATGATCGAGACAACTCGGATTATGTTTACTCTGTGGAGGACCTGGTCTACCTGCGGGGGAGGAAGTATCACCGGAAAAGAAACCATATCAAGCGCTTTAAAGAACAGTACCCTCATCAATATGTCCCTCTGACCCCTGATCTGATCTCGCAATGTCTGGACCTTCAGGCAAGCTGGTGTGACCTCAAACATTGCGAGGCCGATCCGGGTCTGAGCCAGGAATTCCTTGCGATCAAGGAGGCCTTGGCCCATTTTGAGGCCTTGGAGATCCAAGGCGGAGCGATCCTGATCGACGGGAAGGTCGAGGCCTTCACCTTAGGCGAGCCCCTCAACCCGGACACGGTCGTCATCCACATCGAGAAGGCCAACCCCGCCTTTGACGGGCTCTACCCCGCCCTCAACCAGGCGTTTTTAGAGCACCAATGGACCTCCTTCACCTACGTCAACCGGGAACAGGATTTAGGGGAGGAGGGGTTGAGAAGGGCCAAGGAATCCTATTTCCCTCATCATATGGTTCATAAGTATTCCCTGTCGCTGAAAGGGTAA
- a CDS encoding SAM-dependent methyltransferase, whose translation MKAFILSRLEAEGPVPFAQFMEWCLYHPQYGYYRSGQVRAGKGGDYYTAPCVHPLFGGMVARQLSQMADGMGQGPFEVLEIGGGRGFLCLDILTWAREKIPEFFRRLRYLLLETNSHLIEEQRDRLSSFEKEGRVAWIDPETFEKGVHRLTGCVLSNELIDAFPVHRVVMEGGRLKEIYVTQDRGELKEVLGEPSDPALLTYFDSLGIRLPEGYRTEVNLRALRWMENVGRFLDRGFVLTIDYGYLAEERYAPHRCHGTLLGYFRHRTSSNPYQHLGEQDLTSHVNFTDLIRKGEEVGLRFLGLVPQYRFLIALGILQEADFLGQDLSNLEGLKMRLSLMHLIEPEAGMGESYQVLIQGKGVGQPHLDGLRDLETIPWPDLSPDVPLRSPKPITPERGSP comes from the coding sequence TTGAAGGCGTTCATCCTCTCCCGTCTCGAAGCGGAGGGGCCTGTCCCTTTTGCTCAATTCATGGAATGGTGTCTATATCACCCCCAATATGGATATTACCGGTCAGGCCAGGTCAGAGCGGGGAAGGGGGGGGATTATTATACAGCCCCCTGTGTCCATCCCCTTTTCGGAGGAATGGTTGCAAGACAGCTCTCCCAGATGGCCGATGGGATGGGCCAGGGACCTTTTGAGGTACTCGAGATCGGAGGGGGCAGGGGGTTTCTCTGTCTGGATATCTTAACGTGGGCCCGGGAGAAGATTCCGGAGTTCTTCCGTCGTCTTCGCTATCTTCTCCTTGAAACGAATTCCCATCTCATAGAGGAGCAGCGGGATCGCCTCTCCTCTTTTGAAAAAGAGGGGCGGGTCGCTTGGATCGATCCCGAAACTTTCGAAAAGGGAGTCCATCGCCTCACCGGCTGCGTGCTCTCCAACGAACTGATAGACGCCTTTCCGGTTCATCGAGTGGTGATGGAGGGGGGCCGCTTGAAAGAGATTTACGTCACCCAAGATCGAGGCGAATTGAAGGAAGTGTTGGGCGAACCCTCTGACCCGGCCCTCCTGACCTACTTTGATTCCTTAGGGATTCGTCTGCCGGAGGGGTATCGGACGGAGGTCAATCTCAGGGCGCTCCGCTGGATGGAGAACGTCGGCCGGTTTCTCGATAGGGGCTTCGTCCTGACGATCGATTATGGTTACTTGGCGGAAGAACGCTATGCCCCCCATCGCTGTCACGGGACGCTGCTCGGTTACTTTCGACATCGAACTTCGTCCAATCCTTACCAGCATCTGGGGGAACAGGATCTCACCTCCCATGTCAATTTTACCGACCTCATCCGAAAGGGAGAGGAGGTGGGCCTCCGTTTCCTCGGCCTCGTCCCGCAATACCGGTTTCTCATCGCCCTCGGCATACTCCAGGAAGCCGACTTCCTCGGACAGGATCTCTCGAATCTGGAGGGATTGAAGATGAGGCTCTCCCTGATGCATTTGATCGAACCTGAAGCAGGGATGGGGGAGAGTTATCAGGTGTTGATCCAGGGGAAGGGGGTGGGGCAACCCCACCTCGATGGATTGAGAGACCTCGAGACCATTCCCTGGCCGGATTTGTCTCCAGATGTCCCCCTTCGCTCCCCAAAGCCGATCACGCCAGAAAGGGGTTCCCCGTGA
- a CDS encoding flavodoxin family protein: MKVLGIFGSPRRGGNTELLLEETLKAAEGEGAEVDRLYIVDYVITPCTECHGCDETGHCVILDDMEKIYPRLIDSDVIVLASPIFFYGVTAWVKALIDRSQALWARKYLTQDPGLGKEGRRRKGFFISVGATKGKRVFEGAILTVKYFFDTFNAEYAGELLFRGVDGKGEILKYPEALQQAFEAGRRLVRDR, encoded by the coding sequence GTGAAGGTCCTGGGAATCTTCGGAAGTCCGAGAAGGGGAGGGAATACCGAGCTCCTGCTGGAGGAGACCTTGAAGGCCGCGGAAGGAGAAGGGGCGGAGGTGGATCGTCTCTATATCGTCGACTATGTCATCACCCCCTGTACGGAGTGTCACGGATGCGATGAAACCGGCCATTGCGTCATCCTGGACGACATGGAGAAGATCTATCCCAGACTGATCGATTCGGATGTCATCGTCCTGGCTTCGCCCATCTTCTTTTACGGGGTGACGGCCTGGGTCAAGGCCCTGATCGACCGCTCCCAGGCCCTCTGGGCGAGGAAGTATCTCACCCAAGATCCGGGCCTCGGGAAGGAGGGAAGGAGGAGGAAGGGGTTTTTCATCTCCGTGGGTGCAACCAAAGGGAAGAGGGTTTTCGAGGGGGCCATCCTCACAGTTAAATATTTCTTCGATACCTTCAATGCGGAGTATGCAGGGGAGCTTCTCTTTCGAGGGGTTGACGGAAAAGGCGAGATCCTCAAATACCCCGAAGCCCTTCAGCAGGCCTTTGAAGCCGGAAGGCGTCTGGTCCGAGATCGATGA
- a CDS encoding 4Fe-4S binding protein — protein sequence MKPRLNVLWNEDYCKRCILCVEVCPVGVLSLERDEIVEKPGCIRCYQCERYCPDIAIEVMEEAR from the coding sequence ATGAAGCCTCGTCTCAATGTCCTTTGGAATGAAGATTACTGCAAACGCTGTATCCTCTGCGTGGAGGTCTGTCCTGTCGGCGTCCTCTCTCTGGAACGGGATGAGATCGTCGAGAAACCGGGATGTATCCGGTGCTATCAGTGCGAACGCTATTGTCCCGACATCGCCATCGAGGTGATGGAAGAGGCAAGATGA
- a CDS encoding 2-oxoacid:acceptor oxidoreductase subunit alpha has product MRQLLSGNDGIFRGALRAGATYFAGYPITPTSEILQQAALRAEEDPEFKFFQAEDEIAAAIATISASLAGAKSFTATSGPGFSLMQEAIGWGHAVEAPCVIVNSMRVGPSTGMPTQPAQSDLLQIKGGSAGDYYPIAFYPNSVEEAFRLTVIAFNAAEESLSPVVLLSDAFLSHLYEVVDLEAIEIEVASRRKEPLGRGQRLFTGTAHDRMGNVKTNDPEAYRDWLGDLKARHLKVAEKYPLFEYLPRQDSDTLLIAFGITSRILSPLKERFSLFRPVRIYPVLEKELREVTEPYRHVIVIEGNDGQYASWVEWATGRRVMRVACLGGGFRLRWITAQIEERLKGR; this is encoded by the coding sequence ATGAGACAACTCCTTTCAGGAAATGACGGGATCTTCCGGGGAGCCCTCCGGGCAGGGGCGACCTACTTCGCGGGCTACCCGATCACGCCCACCTCCGAGATCCTCCAACAGGCGGCCCTTCGGGCCGAGGAGGATCCGGAATTTAAGTTCTTTCAGGCAGAGGACGAGATCGCCGCCGCCATTGCCACCATCTCAGCCTCTCTTGCAGGCGCCAAGTCCTTCACGGCCACCTCGGGACCCGGATTTTCTCTCATGCAGGAGGCGATTGGATGGGGCCATGCAGTGGAGGCGCCCTGCGTCATTGTCAATTCGATGAGGGTGGGGCCGTCGACGGGAATGCCCACCCAGCCGGCCCAGTCCGACCTGCTCCAGATCAAAGGGGGGAGCGCCGGAGACTATTACCCGATCGCCTTTTATCCCAATTCCGTTGAAGAGGCCTTCAGACTGACGGTCATCGCCTTCAATGCCGCAGAGGAGTCCCTCTCTCCGGTGGTCCTTCTTTCCGATGCCTTCCTGTCCCATCTTTATGAGGTTGTGGATCTGGAGGCCATCGAGATCGAAGTGGCTTCCCGTAGGAAAGAACCCCTGGGCCGGGGCCAGAGGCTCTTTACCGGAACGGCTCACGACCGGATGGGAAACGTGAAGACGAACGACCCAGAGGCCTACCGGGATTGGCTGGGTGATCTGAAGGCAAGACATCTCAAGGTCGCCGAAAAGTATCCCCTCTTCGAATACCTACCCCGTCAGGATTCGGATACCTTGCTCATCGCCTTCGGGATCACCTCGAGGATCCTCTCCCCCTTGAAAGAACGCTTCTCCCTCTTCAGACCGGTTCGAATCTATCCCGTCCTGGAAAAGGAATTGAGGGAGGTGACCGAACCTTACCGACACGTCATCGTCATCGAAGGCAACGATGGACAGTATGCCTCCTGGGTGGAATGGGCCACCGGTCGGAGGGTGATGCGGGTTGCGTGCCTGGGAGGGGGGTTCAGACTTCGTTGGATCACCGCTCAGATCGAGGAGCGATTGAAGGGAAGATGA
- a CDS encoding thiamine pyrophosphate-dependent enzyme has translation MIDRSYKELLKLRRFPHTWCPGCGIGAVLKNVAMGLKELGWDHRNTVVVSGIGCSGRMGGYMNLDAVHTPHGRALIAAEAIKRVRPDLNVIVLSGDGDLASIGGNHLLHVSRRNPNITVFCNDNEIYGLTGGQAGPTTPRGTKTITSPRGEPFSPLRLNRLLTSQAPYFYARTTVYHLNHFKTCIREALLWEGFSFVDIISDCIELNGRRLGFKTAFQMFKWFEERFHIVEGARDRLGDDELGIAKKAREVEAEVKPEEKVEERKEIPEKDLRGFSLEELREFDGTQGRPIYVGYKGKVYDLSSSPLFQGEKRMRCHLAGQDLTHEIDLAPHGEELIFRFPVVGRLKEG, from the coding sequence ATGATCGATCGGTCTTATAAAGAGCTTCTGAAATTGAGACGGTTTCCCCATACCTGGTGTCCGGGGTGCGGGATCGGCGCGGTTTTGAAGAACGTCGCGATGGGCTTGAAAGAGCTGGGCTGGGACCATCGAAATACGGTGGTGGTCTCCGGGATCGGATGTTCGGGGAGGATGGGCGGGTATATGAACCTCGATGCGGTCCATACGCCCCATGGAAGGGCCCTCATCGCTGCGGAGGCCATCAAAAGGGTCCGGCCCGATCTGAACGTCATCGTGCTTTCGGGAGATGGTGACCTTGCCAGCATCGGCGGAAATCATCTCCTCCATGTGTCAAGGAGAAATCCGAATATCACCGTCTTCTGCAACGACAACGAGATCTATGGGTTGACGGGCGGCCAGGCCGGGCCCACCACCCCCAGAGGGACGAAGACCATCACCTCCCCCCGTGGAGAACCCTTCTCCCCCCTCCGCCTGAATCGCCTCCTGACAAGCCAGGCCCCCTATTTCTATGCCAGGACCACCGTCTATCATCTCAACCATTTCAAGACCTGCATCCGGGAAGCCTTGCTCTGGGAGGGATTTAGCTTCGTCGACATCATCAGCGACTGCATCGAACTCAACGGAAGGAGACTGGGATTCAAAACGGCCTTTCAGATGTTTAAATGGTTCGAAGAACGGTTCCACATCGTCGAAGGGGCGAGAGATCGCTTGGGAGACGACGAGCTCGGGATCGCCAAAAAGGCGAGGGAGGTCGAGGCCGAGGTAAAGCCCGAGGAAAAGGTGGAGGAAAGAAAGGAGATTCCGGAAAAGGACCTTAGGGGATTTAGCTTAGAGGAACTCCGGGAGTTCGATGGAACCCAGGGAAGGCCCATCTATGTCGGTTATAAGGGAAAGGTCTACGATCTTTCATCGAGTCCCCTTTTTCAGGGGGAGAAGAGGATGCGGTGCCACCTCGCGGGTCAGGACCTGACCCACGAGATCGACCTTGCGCCCCATGGGGAGGAGCTGATTTTCAGATTTCCTGTTGTCGGGAGGCTGAAAGAGGGATAA
- a CDS encoding 2-oxoacid:acceptor oxidoreductase family protein, with translation MKRIVFAGIGGQSVRVISHVLAMALKELGYEVALLYDYDSSIRNQRISAYLTYDRKPIENPLIEEADILIRLHQRGDQLIAQKTICDTGLCSDEEIPFGMMGIEKFGQAIFGNMIALGRLFRLIELDISHIELEKLLPRSYVKENLKAIQMGYDLNLYED, from the coding sequence ATGAAACGGATCGTTTTTGCAGGCATCGGCGGTCAATCGGTCAGGGTCATCTCCCATGTCTTGGCCATGGCCCTGAAGGAATTGGGTTATGAGGTGGCCCTCCTCTACGACTACGACTCCTCCATCCGGAACCAGAGGATCTCGGCCTACCTCACCTATGACCGGAAACCGATCGAAAATCCGTTGATCGAGGAGGCGGACATCCTCATTCGCCTCCACCAGAGGGGGGACCAACTCATCGCCCAGAAGACGATCTGCGACACGGGACTCTGTTCGGATGAAGAAATCCCCTTCGGAATGATGGGGATCGAAAAATTCGGCCAGGCCATTTTCGGCAACATGATCGCCCTGGGGCGTCTCTTCCGGTTGATCGAACTCGACATCAGCCACATCGAACTCGAGAAACTTCTGCCTCGTTCGTACGTGAAGGAGAACTTGAAGGCCATCCAAATGGGTTATGACCTCAACCTGTATGAAGATTGA